One Sporomusaceae bacterium ACPt DNA window includes the following coding sequences:
- the recD2 gene encoding ATP-dependent RecD-like DNA helicase translates to MDNKLEGIVENITFQSGDGSFTVFRLKPGNEGAAVAVTGSFPAPLVGEQVVLTGEWVEHARYGRQFKASSCRRIAPATEQGIERFLASGAVKGIGPAMAARLVKHFGARTLEIIELSPRRLAEVEGIGSKKAEQIHQAYAEQAELKEVMLFLEMHGVTGAYAARIFARYGSDSIAVLEADPYRLAEEVKGIGFRIADQIAMALGFDREHPSRLAAGVQFALLQTGQAGHCCVPEAALTEESAKLLNVDQADIARVVSEQIRQGKLCSEDFHGLTLVYPRYLYRAEKLVAERLLQLKDQAKPVDGVDHAALVDEWEMTARVTLAGAQRQALAAALTHGVLVLTGGPGTGKTTTVRGILNLLEQQGFKIVLGAPTGRAAKRLSETTGREAMTIHRLLEAGGGMDDEPLFARDEHNPLDADVVIVDETSMMDMLLMSYFLQAVPDGCRVVLVGDVDQLPAVGPGSVLKDIIRSGVIPVVRLTEVFRQAGESMIVLNAHRINRGRMPECGSPDFQFREIADSEAVARAIVDLCQNELAQEGFDIWREVQVLSPMHRQPCGVENLNKLLQAALNPPVDGKDFIQGINQVLREGDKVMQIRNNYSKKVFNGDIGYIIAIADGKVLVRYPEDDVVYEKGEHDELTLAYAMSVHKSQGSEYPVVVMPLTPGHHIMLQRNLLYTAVTRAKERVILLGARAALNTAVMSDRTRRRYSLLAERLRGEDLC, encoded by the coding sequence GTGGACAACAAACTGGAAGGTATTGTTGAAAATATAACATTTCAAAGCGGTGACGGCAGTTTTACCGTATTTCGCCTGAAACCTGGCAATGAGGGCGCCGCGGTCGCTGTTACCGGCAGTTTTCCCGCGCCGCTGGTGGGTGAACAGGTGGTTCTGACCGGCGAGTGGGTCGAGCATGCCCGCTACGGGCGGCAGTTTAAGGCGTCAAGCTGCCGCCGGATTGCGCCTGCCACCGAGCAGGGGATCGAACGGTTTCTGGCGTCAGGGGCGGTCAAAGGCATTGGCCCGGCCATGGCGGCCCGTCTGGTCAAGCATTTTGGCGCCAGGACGCTGGAGATTATCGAGTTATCCCCCCGCCGGCTGGCTGAGGTCGAAGGGATTGGCAGCAAAAAGGCCGAACAAATTCATCAGGCTTATGCCGAGCAGGCCGAGCTTAAAGAAGTCATGCTGTTTTTGGAAATGCATGGTGTGACCGGGGCCTATGCCGCCCGGATTTTTGCCCGCTATGGCTCGGATTCCATTGCCGTGCTGGAGGCAGATCCCTACCGGCTGGCTGAGGAAGTAAAAGGGATTGGGTTCCGGATTGCCGATCAGATTGCCATGGCGCTGGGGTTTGACCGTGAGCACCCGTCCCGGTTGGCTGCCGGGGTGCAGTTTGCGCTTCTGCAAACCGGCCAAGCCGGTCATTGCTGTGTGCCCGAGGCGGCGCTGACTGAAGAATCGGCCAAACTGCTTAATGTCGATCAGGCCGATATTGCCCGGGTGGTTAGCGAGCAAATCAGGCAGGGCAAACTCTGTTCCGAGGATTTTCACGGCCTGACCTTAGTATATCCGCGCTACCTGTACCGGGCAGAAAAGCTGGTGGCCGAGCGCCTCTTGCAGCTTAAAGACCAGGCTAAGCCTGTTGACGGCGTAGACCATGCGGCGCTGGTCGACGAATGGGAAATGACAGCCCGGGTCACGCTGGCCGGCGCCCAGCGGCAGGCGCTCGCCGCGGCCCTGACGCACGGCGTGCTGGTATTGACAGGCGGGCCGGGCACCGGTAAGACGACTACCGTCAGGGGCATTCTCAACCTGCTGGAACAGCAGGGCTTCAAAATCGTTCTGGGCGCGCCGACCGGACGGGCGGCTAAGCGGCTGAGTGAGACCACCGGGCGGGAGGCCATGACCATTCACCGGTTGCTTGAGGCCGGGGGCGGAATGGACGATGAGCCGCTGTTTGCCCGGGACGAGCATAACCCGCTTGACGCTGATGTTGTTATTGTTGATGAGACGTCCATGATGGACATGCTGTTAATGAGTTATTTTCTGCAGGCTGTGCCGGACGGCTGCCGGGTGGTGCTGGTCGGTGACGTTGACCAATTGCCTGCTGTCGGACCGGGGTCGGTGCTCAAGGATATTATCCGTTCCGGTGTCATTCCGGTAGTGCGGCTGACCGAGGTTTTCCGCCAGGCCGGGGAGAGCATGATTGTCCTCAACGCCCACCGTATCAACCGGGGGCGTATGCCTGAATGCGGCAGCCCGGATTTTCAGTTCCGCGAGATTGCCGACAGTGAGGCGGTGGCGCGGGCCATTGTCGACTTGTGCCAAAACGAACTGGCGCAAGAAGGGTTTGACATCTGGCGGGAAGTCCAGGTGCTGTCGCCCATGCACCGTCAGCCGTGCGGCGTTGAGAACCTCAATAAGCTGCTCCAGGCGGCGCTCAATCCGCCGGTCGACGGCAAGGATTTTATCCAGGGCATTAACCAGGTGCTGCGGGAAGGCGATAAAGTCATGCAAATCCGCAATAACTATAGCAAAAAGGTTTTTAACGGCGATATCGGCTATATTATCGCCATTGCCGACGGCAAAGTGCTGGTGCGGTATCCGGAGGACGATGTCGTATACGAAAAAGGCGAGCATGACGAGCTGACCCTGGCCTATGCCATGAGTGTCCACAAGAGCCAGGGCAGCGAGTATCCGGTGGTTGTTATGCCGCTTACGCCAGGCCATCATATTATGCTGCAGCGCAATCTTTTGTATACTGCGGTTACCAGGGCCAAAGAGCGGGTTATCCTGCTGGGCGCGCGGGCGGCGCTTAATACGGCCGTCATGAGTGACCGGACGCGCCGGCGCTATTCGCTCCTGGCCGAGCGTTTGCGGGGCGAAGACTTATGCTGA